The Thermococcus eurythermalis genomic sequence GGCCACAAGGGAGACGGGCGTTTCCAAAAAGCAGGCCATAAAGTCGCTCGTTATCGTAAGCGAGAGCGGGCCCCTCCTCGTCATAGTGGACGGCGAGTCGAGGGTCAGCATGTCAAAACTTGAAAAAAGTTCGGAAAGTGCAGGTTCGCCAGGCCAAGGGAAGTCAAAGAGCTCACCGGCTATGATGTCGGAGGCGTCCCTCCAGTTGGCGTTCCCCTCAAGACGGTAGTCGACCCGAAGGTTCTGGAAAACGAGTACGTTATCGGCGGTGGCGGCACCACTGAGAGGTTTCTGAGGATAAAGCCAGAGAAGATAGCCGAGTACCAGAAAGCAGAGATTCTTGACGTGAGCGAGTAGTGCGGAATGTCCATAGACACCCTGACAGGCCAACCGGTGATTATCCAGTCCTATCTGAAGACTTTTCAATGTTTAAATGTCCACATCGAATAAACCCCACAGAAAGCTTTCACTATTCAACGAAAACCGTTATAAATGCCAAAAGCGATACACTAATGCCGAATTAAAAGCTTTTGAGGTGGTCAAAAATGGCCGAGAAGAAGAAAAAGAGGGTTCTGATTTTGGGCGCCGCCGGAAGGGACTTCCACAACTTCAACGTGTTCTTCAGGGACAACCCTGAGTACGAGGTCGTCGCCTTCACCGCCACCCAGATTCCGGACATCGAGGGCAGGCTCTACCCGCCCGAGCTCGCTGGAGAGCTCTACCCGAACGGTATCCCCATCTGGAGCGAGGACGACCTTGAGAAGATAATCAAGGAGCACGACATTGACATCGTCGTCTTCGCCTACTCCGATGTCTCCCACGAGCACGTCATGCACCTCGCCAGCAGGGCCCACTCAGCCGGTGCCGACTTCTGGCTCCTCGGCCCGAAGAGCACCATGCTCAAGTCCAGCAAGCCGGTCGTTGCCGTTACCGCAGTCAGAACCGGCTGTGGAAAGAGCCAGACCAGCAGGAAGGTCGCCCAGCTCCTCCAGGAGATGGGCTACAAGGTCGTTGCCATAAGGCACCCGATGCCCTACGGCGACCTCAGGAAGCAGGTCGTCCAGCGCTTCGCCACCTTCGAGGACCTCGACAAGTACGAGTGCA encodes the following:
- a CDS encoding YbaK/EbsC family protein, coding for MKKLEEIAKELGAEILKIGRPVKTVEQATRETGVSKKQAIKSLVIVSESGPLLVIVDGESRVSMSKLEKSSESAGSPGQGKSKSSPAMMSEASLQLAFPSRR